The Daphnia pulex isolate KAP4 chromosome 3, ASM2113471v1 genome includes a region encoding these proteins:
- the LOC124190962 gene encoding E3 ubiquitin-protein ligase makorin-1-like, with protein MAEGWTGKESSWCPLEDHSTVPPCRFFQLGKCIYGENCRYLHELDVEPNESNHATDVVAMNWVNAPEFIPSTIVYPVVNSQFDFPAIKSSEESDVDGQEEAGPSTSQQPPVKSYAKAVDPNAGQSFKIAQSTSQICPYYYMGSCRYGEECTYIHGDLCELCGLNCLHPTDEAQRDEHNQSCLRQHKIDMEKSFAVARSRDKACGICMEIIWEKLPSTKQRFGLLPNCSHCFCLDCIRKWRQEKQFENKIIRSCPECRVQSDFVCPSRYWCETKEEKEKLITDYKGALSNKACKYFNQGGGECPFGNRCFYLHALPDGTKADVGPPQGKLRRRRFGQDEEEAEFFRVLLWDFLEERESRYVLQLGLDLDDLDLFTSDSEDYFSDDADSLFFLH; from the exons ATGGCTGAAGGATGGACAGGAAAGGAGTCTTCTTG GTGTCCTTTGGAGGACCACTCCACTGTTCCGCCTTGTCGGTTTTTCCAACTCGGGAAATGTATTTACGGAGAAAATTGCAG GTATCTGCACGAACTGGATGTTGAACCAAATGAATCCAACCATGCAACTGATGTTGTGGCAATGA ATTGGGTCAATGCACCTGAATTCATCCCCTCAACTATCGTGTACCCAGTTGTCAACTCTCAATTTGACTTTCCAGCAATAAAATCATCTGAAGAATCAG ATGTTGATGGACAAGAAGAAGCTGGACCGAGCACCTCCCAACAGCCACCTGTAAAATCTTATGCGAAAGCTGTGGATCCCAACGCTGGCCAGAGCTTCAAGATTGCTCAGTCTACATCTCAAATCTGCCCTTATTATTACATGGGCTCATGCCGATACGGTGAGGAATGCACCTACATTCACGGAGATCTCTGCGAACTCTGCGGCCTAAATTGCCTACACCCCACGGATGAAGCGCAGAGAGACGAGCACAATCAG AGTTGTCTACGTCAGCACAAAATCGACATGGAAAAGTCCTTTGCTGTGGCTCGTTCACGAGACAAAGCCTGCGGTATTTGCATGGAAATCATTTGGGAGAAGTTGCCTTCCACTAAACAACGTTTCGGATTGCTACCCAACTGTTCGCACTGTTTCTG CTTGGACTGCATACGCAAGTGGCGACAGGAGAAACAGTTTGAGAATAAGATCATCCGGTCGTGCCCGGAATGCCGAGTCCAGTCTGATTTCGTGTGCCCCAGTCGTTACTGGTGTGaaacgaaagaagagaaggaaaagttgaTCACCGATTACAAGGGGGCCTTGAG CAACAAAGCTTGCAAGTACTTTAACCAAGGTGGCGGCGAATGTCCGTTCGGTAATCGCTGCTTCTACTTGCACGCGCTACCCGACGGGACCAAAGCGGACGTCGGTCCTCCCCAGGGCAAATTGCGCCGACGTCGATTCGGCCAAGACGAGGAAGAG GCGGAATTCTTCCGGGTCCTGTTGTGGGATTTCTTGGAAGAACGTGAAAGCCGCTACGTTCTCCAGTTGGGGCTCGACCTGGACGACCTCGATCTGTTCACATCCGATTCAGAGGATTACTTTTCGGACGATGCCGATagtctcttcttcctccactGA